One region of Bacillus pumilus genomic DNA includes:
- a CDS encoding 2-isopropylmalate synthase, with amino-acid sequence MRKINFFDTTLRDGEQSPGVNLNAQEKLIIAKQLERLGVNIIEAGFPASSRGDFLGVQEIARTIKNCSVAGLARCVKGDIDAAWEALKDGVEPRIHIFIATSDIHLEHKLKKTREEVVEQAVSMVKYAKERFPVVQWSAEDACRTDLAFLAEIVEKVIDAGASVINLPDTVGYLAPKEYGNIFKYMKEHVPNIDRVNLSAHCHDDLGMAVANSLAAIENGANQIETAVNGIGERAGNAALEEIAVALHIRKDFYQVESTIQLNEIKRTSDVVSKYSGMIVPRNKAVVGNNAFAHESGIHQDGFLKEKTTYEIISPELVGVTTDVLVLGKHSGRHAFKDRMKTLGFKLTEQEINKFFETFKNLTEKKKEITDDDLISIILEEKVADRKIGYEFESLQVHYGTEQMPTATVSLKNQETQEVIQEAATGAGSVEAVYNTLERCMEERIHLLDYRIQSNGKGRDALAEVYVTVSIEGKETAGRGVAQDVLEASAKAYVNAVNRHLIFKSNLIEIEKHHAIS; translated from the coding sequence GTGCGGAAAATTAATTTTTTTGACACAACACTTCGAGATGGAGAGCAATCACCAGGAGTGAACTTAAATGCACAAGAAAAGCTAATCATTGCAAAGCAGCTTGAGCGCCTTGGGGTTAATATCATTGAAGCGGGTTTTCCCGCTTCATCCCGAGGGGATTTCTTAGGCGTACAAGAAATTGCTAGAACGATCAAAAATTGTTCAGTTGCTGGTCTTGCGAGATGTGTAAAAGGTGACATTGATGCTGCATGGGAAGCGTTAAAAGATGGAGTGGAACCAAGAATTCATATCTTTATCGCTACTTCTGATATTCACTTGGAGCATAAACTAAAGAAAACACGTGAAGAGGTCGTAGAACAGGCTGTCTCCATGGTGAAATACGCGAAGGAACGTTTTCCAGTTGTCCAGTGGTCAGCAGAAGATGCATGTCGTACAGATCTTGCTTTCTTAGCAGAAATTGTAGAGAAGGTCATTGACGCTGGAGCGAGTGTCATTAACTTGCCAGATACAGTTGGATACTTAGCGCCAAAAGAGTATGGCAATATCTTTAAATATATGAAGGAACATGTTCCAAATATCGACCGCGTCAACTTGTCTGCTCACTGTCATGATGATCTAGGGATGGCTGTAGCAAACTCACTTGCAGCCATTGAAAATGGAGCAAATCAAATTGAAACGGCTGTTAACGGAATTGGAGAACGTGCAGGAAATGCCGCTTTAGAAGAAATTGCAGTCGCTCTTCATATTCGAAAAGACTTCTACCAGGTCGAATCAACGATTCAATTGAATGAAATTAAGCGTACAAGTGATGTAGTGAGCAAATACTCAGGAATGATTGTGCCGCGTAATAAAGCAGTCGTTGGAAACAACGCATTTGCACATGAATCAGGTATTCACCAAGATGGTTTCCTCAAAGAAAAAACAACCTATGAAATTATTTCTCCAGAGCTTGTCGGCGTGACAACAGATGTGCTTGTCCTTGGAAAACACTCCGGAAGACATGCGTTTAAAGACCGCATGAAAACGTTAGGTTTTAAACTAACAGAACAAGAAATCAATAAGTTCTTCGAAACCTTCAAGAACTTGACGGAGAAGAAAAAAGAAATTACAGATGATGATTTGATTTCTATTATATTGGAAGAAAAAGTAGCAGACCGAAAAATTGGCTACGAATTTGAAAGTCTTCAAGTGCATTATGGAACAGAACAGATGCCGACAGCAACGGTCTCTCTGAAAAATCAAGAAACGCAAGAAGTTATTCAAGAAGCAGCTACAGGCGCAGGCAGTGTAGAAGCTGTGTACAACACACTGGAGCGCTGTATGGAGGAAAGAATTCATTTGCTAGACTACCGTATTCAATCAAATGGAAAAGGCAGAGATGCACTAGCTGAAGTATATGTCACTGTTTCAATAGAAGGAAAAGAAACAGCAGGACGCGGTGTAGCGCAAGATGTGCTTGAAGCATCGGCGAAAGCTTACGTCAATGCAGTAAACAGGCATTTAATCTTTAAATCAAATCTCATTGAAATTGAGAAACATCACGCGATCTCATAG
- the ilvC gene encoding ketol-acid reductoisomerase produces the protein MVKVYYNGDIQENVLNGQKVAIIGYGSQGHAHALNLKESGVDVIVGVRKGGSYTKAQEDGHQVFTVKEAAAQADIVMVLLPDEQQKKVYDEEIKDQLEAGNSLVFAHGFNVHFHQIVPPSDVDVYLVAPKGPGHLVRRTYEQGAGVPALFAIYQDVSGQAKDKALAYAKAIGGARAGVLETTFKEETETDLFGEQAVLCGGLTSLVKAGFETLTEAGYQPELAYFECLHELKLIVDLMYEEGLEGMRYSISDTAQWGDFVSGPRVVDANVKESMKAVLTDIQNGTFAKEWIVENQVNRPRFNAINANENEHQIEIVGRKLREMMPFVKQGKKKEAVSVGAEN, from the coding sequence ATGGTAAAAGTATATTATAACGGTGATATTCAAGAAAACGTATTAAATGGTCAAAAGGTTGCCATCATTGGATATGGATCACAAGGTCATGCACATGCATTGAACTTAAAAGAAAGCGGCGTAGATGTCATCGTCGGCGTGAGAAAAGGCGGATCTTATACAAAAGCACAAGAAGACGGCCATCAAGTATTCACAGTAAAAGAAGCGGCAGCACAAGCAGACATCGTCATGGTACTACTTCCAGATGAGCAGCAAAAGAAAGTATATGACGAAGAAATCAAAGATCAATTAGAAGCAGGCAACTCACTTGTATTCGCACACGGATTCAACGTTCATTTCCATCAAATCGTTCCTCCAAGTGACGTAGATGTGTATCTTGTGGCTCCAAAAGGTCCAGGACATCTTGTGAGAAGAACATATGAGCAAGGCGCTGGTGTACCTGCACTATTTGCCATCTATCAAGATGTATCTGGTCAAGCGAAAGATAAAGCACTTGCTTATGCAAAAGCAATTGGTGGAGCAAGAGCGGGCGTTCTTGAAACAACATTTAAAGAAGAAACGGAAACGGATCTATTCGGTGAGCAAGCAGTCCTTTGCGGGGGTCTTACTTCACTAGTGAAAGCAGGATTTGAAACATTAACAGAAGCAGGTTATCAGCCAGAGCTTGCATACTTCGAGTGTCTACATGAACTGAAACTGATCGTTGACCTTATGTACGAAGAAGGATTAGAAGGCATGAGATATTCAATCTCTGATACAGCACAATGGGGTGACTTCGTATCAGGACCACGCGTTGTGGATGCAAACGTAAAAGAATCGATGAAAGCCGTCTTGACTGATATCCAAAACGGAACATTTGCAAAAGAATGGATTGTTGAAAACCAAGTGAATCGTCCACGTTTCAATGCGATCAATGCTAATGAAAATGAGCACCAAATTGAAATCGTTGGAAGAAAGCTTCGTGAAATGATGCCTTTCGTCAAACAAGGAAAGAAAAAGGAAGCGGTGAGCGTCGGTGCGGAAAATTAA
- the ilvN gene encoding acetolactate synthase small subunit: MKRIIVLTVLNRSGVLNRITGLFTKRHYNIESITVGHSEIQDVSRITFVVHVDQEKDIEQLTKQLNKQIDVLKVTDITNQSIVQRELALIKVVSAPASRMEITGVIEPFRASIVDVSRESVVIQVTGESSKIEALIELLKPYGIKEVARTGTTAFARDNQQKPQQNKTISIV; encoded by the coding sequence TTGAAAAGAATTATTGTGTTGACTGTATTAAATCGATCAGGCGTACTGAACCGAATCACTGGCCTTTTTACTAAACGACATTACAACATTGAAAGCATTACGGTCGGCCATTCTGAGATTCAAGATGTATCACGCATCACGTTCGTCGTCCATGTAGACCAAGAGAAAGACATCGAACAGCTAACAAAACAGCTGAACAAACAAATTGATGTTCTCAAAGTAACAGACATTACAAACCAATCAATCGTCCAGCGAGAGCTGGCTTTGATAAAAGTCGTTTCTGCACCAGCATCTAGAATGGAGATCACAGGGGTCATTGAACCATTTAGAGCTTCTATTGTAGATGTGAGCAGAGAGAGTGTCGTCATTCAGGTGACAGGTGAGTCTTCAAAAATTGAAGCACTCATTGAATTACTTAAGCCATACGGCATTAAAGAAGTCGCCAGAACTGGCACCACGGCCTTTGCGAGAGATAATCAGCAAAAGCCGCAACAAAATAAAACAATTTCAATTGTCTAA
- the ilvB gene encoding acetolactate synthase large subunit, translating to MGTNVQVETETSKAPQTMNGALMLIEALKREKVEVIFGYPGGAVLPIYDKIYDSGLFHVLPRHEQGAIHAAEGYARVSGKPGVVIATSGPGATNLVTGIADAMIDSLPLVVFTGQVATSVIGSDAFQEADVLGITMPITKHSYQVRNPEELPGVIKEAFHIATTGRPGPVLIDIPKDVAGIEGTFEYDQPIDLPGYQPKVEPNYLQIRKLVEAVSRAKKPVILAGAGVLHGKASEELRQYVEQQQIPVAHTLLGLGGFPAKHPLFLGMAGMHGTYAANMALHQCDLLISIGARFDDRVTGNLNHFAKHAKVAHIDIDPAEIGKNIHTHIPVVGDSKLVLEELIKQDGKQGESDEWKNQLDQWKEEYPLWYVENEAEGFKPQKLIEYIHQFTKGEAIVATDVGQHQMWAAQFYPFENADKWVTSGGLGTMGFGLPAAIGAQLADQEATVVAILGDGGFQMTLQELAVIRELNLPVKVIVLNNHSLGMVRQWQEIFYEERYSYSKFSEQPDFVKLSEAYGIKGIRISTDEEAKEKLEEALTSREPVFIDVNVARDEKVFPMVAPGKGLHEMVGVKP from the coding sequence ATGGGGACAAATGTACAAGTGGAGACGGAAACATCTAAAGCACCACAAACGATGAACGGTGCACTCATGCTAATTGAAGCACTCAAAAGAGAAAAAGTAGAAGTCATTTTCGGATATCCAGGCGGAGCGGTTTTACCGATCTACGATAAAATTTATGATTCTGGTTTATTTCATGTCCTGCCAAGGCATGAGCAGGGAGCGATTCATGCAGCAGAAGGATACGCTAGAGTATCTGGTAAACCGGGTGTTGTCATTGCTACATCAGGACCAGGAGCGACAAACCTAGTCACAGGAATTGCAGATGCGATGATTGATTCACTTCCTCTTGTTGTCTTCACAGGACAGGTGGCAACCTCAGTCATTGGATCAGACGCTTTCCAGGAAGCAGACGTGCTCGGCATCACAATGCCTATCACAAAGCACAGCTACCAGGTGAGAAATCCAGAGGAATTACCGGGCGTCATTAAAGAAGCGTTCCACATCGCAACGACAGGAAGACCTGGTCCAGTCTTGATTGATATTCCAAAAGATGTGGCAGGCATTGAAGGAACGTTTGAATACGATCAGCCAATTGATTTACCTGGTTATCAGCCAAAAGTAGAGCCAAACTATTTGCAAATTCGCAAATTAGTAGAAGCTGTCAGTAGAGCGAAGAAACCGGTCATTCTAGCAGGAGCTGGCGTTCTTCATGGCAAAGCATCTGAAGAGTTAAGGCAGTATGTAGAGCAGCAGCAAATTCCAGTCGCTCATACACTGCTAGGACTTGGCGGCTTCCCGGCAAAGCATCCTCTTTTCCTAGGGATGGCTGGTATGCATGGCACATATGCAGCGAACATGGCTCTTCATCAATGTGATTTGCTCATTTCAATTGGTGCGAGATTCGATGACAGGGTAACTGGCAATCTCAATCACTTTGCGAAACATGCGAAGGTAGCACATATCGATATCGACCCAGCAGAAATTGGCAAGAACATTCATACCCATATCCCGGTTGTTGGAGACAGTAAGCTAGTCCTTGAAGAGCTGATTAAGCAAGACGGGAAGCAAGGAGAGTCAGACGAATGGAAAAACCAACTAGATCAGTGGAAGGAAGAATATCCACTCTGGTACGTTGAAAACGAAGCAGAGGGCTTTAAACCTCAAAAGCTGATTGAATACATTCATCAATTCACAAAAGGTGAAGCCATTGTGGCAACTGATGTTGGACAGCATCAAATGTGGGCAGCGCAGTTCTATCCATTTGAAAATGCTGATAAGTGGGTCACATCTGGTGGCCTTGGTACAATGGGCTTCGGTTTACCGGCAGCCATCGGCGCTCAGCTGGCTGATCAAGAGGCAACGGTTGTGGCGATTTTAGGAGACGGAGGTTTCCAAATGACCTTGCAAGAACTTGCCGTTATCCGTGAGCTGAACCTTCCAGTGAAAGTGATTGTTCTAAATAATCACAGCCTTGGAATGGTAAGACAATGGCAAGAAATTTTCTACGAAGAACGCTACTCATATTCTAAATTTTCAGAGCAGCCAGACTTCGTTAAATTATCTGAAGCTTATGGCATTAAAGGAATCAGAATCTCAACAGACGAAGAGGCGAAAGAAAAGCTTGAAGAAGCGCTAACCTCTAGAGAGCCTGTTTTCATCGATGTCAATGTAGCGAGAGATGAAAAAGTATTCCCGATGGTAGCACCGGGGAAAGGACTTCATGAGATGGTGGGGGTGAAACCTTGA
- the ilvE gene encoding branched-chain-amino-acid transaminase has protein sequence MEDQKEQWIFLNDELVKKEDAKISVYDHGFLYGDGVFEGIRVYNGNIFRMKEHLDRLYDSARSIMLNIPYSLEELTEKMIHTVERNGLKDAYIRLVVSRGAGDLGLDPNNCGRANTVIIVEPLAIFPKHLYETGIDIVTVPTRRNRPDVLSPKVKSLNYLNNILVRIEAHMAGVSEALMLNDQGYVAEGSADNVFIYKKGKLYTPPGYIGALEGITRNAIMEIAEDLGYEVKEEPFTRHDVYTAEEVFLTGTAAEVIAVVKVDGRTIGEGKPGVHTNKLLEQFRKRVVEEGEKVVFTDENIHAS, from the coding sequence ATGGAAGACCAAAAGGAACAGTGGATCTTTTTAAACGATGAACTCGTGAAAAAAGAGGATGCGAAAATTTCAGTTTATGATCATGGCTTCTTATACGGTGACGGTGTGTTCGAAGGGATACGCGTGTATAACGGAAATATCTTTCGAATGAAAGAACATTTAGACCGCCTGTATGATTCCGCCAGATCGATTATGCTGAACATTCCATATTCACTTGAGGAACTCACGGAAAAAATGATTCATACAGTTGAAAGGAACGGACTGAAGGATGCCTATATCCGTCTTGTTGTCTCAAGAGGAGCTGGTGATCTTGGTTTAGATCCAAACAACTGCGGGAGAGCCAACACAGTGATCATTGTAGAGCCGCTGGCCATCTTTCCAAAGCACCTATATGAAACAGGTATTGATATTGTGACGGTACCGACGAGGCGAAATCGTCCCGATGTACTGAGTCCAAAAGTGAAATCATTAAATTATTTGAATAACATCCTTGTCCGAATCGAAGCCCATATGGCCGGTGTGAGTGAAGCACTGATGCTGAACGATCAAGGGTACGTGGCAGAAGGTTCTGCAGACAATGTGTTTATTTATAAAAAAGGTAAGCTCTATACACCGCCAGGTTATATCGGCGCTCTTGAAGGCATCACAAGAAATGCCATCATGGAGATTGCAGAAGACTTAGGCTATGAAGTGAAAGAAGAACCATTCACAAGGCACGATGTGTATACAGCAGAAGAAGTTTTTCTAACTGGAACAGCAGCCGAAGTGATTGCCGTTGTAAAGGTTGACGGCCGTACAATCGGTGAAGGGAAACCTGGGGTTCACACAAACAAACTTCTTGAACAATTCCGCAAGCGAGTCGTTGAAGAAGGAGAAAAAGTCGTTTTTACAGATGAAAACATTCACGCAAGCTAA
- a CDS encoding lactonase family protein gives MANIRGYIGTYTKGDSKGIYTFTLNTDKQQIEQVEVAAELENPTYLTVSDSQKFVYAVVKEGSQGGVAAYQIDAETGTLRFINQELAEGASPCHVSVDSQTKTAFTANYHKGTAEMYEIDAENGSVIRTLSQAQHEGTGPNEDRQEKPHTHFMGLTPDEQFAVAVDLGTDGIYTYKKENGKLELAHTFETKPGTGPRHITFHPTKPVAYVMTELSSEVIVLRYFEDGHFEEIQTIATIPSDFTENNQGSAIHVSSDGQFVYAGNRGHDSIAIFKADADGQLSLVEIASSEGNWPRDFVLDPTEEFLVGSNQESSNLVLYKRDKETGRLTVLQSDISVPHPVCVKFLG, from the coding sequence ATGGCTAACATCAGAGGTTATATCGGAACGTATACAAAGGGAGACAGTAAAGGCATTTATACTTTTACATTAAATACGGACAAGCAGCAGATCGAACAAGTAGAAGTGGCTGCTGAACTTGAAAATCCTACATATTTAACCGTCTCAGATTCTCAAAAATTTGTGTATGCTGTTGTGAAAGAAGGATCACAGGGCGGCGTGGCTGCTTATCAAATCGATGCAGAAACCGGCACACTTCGTTTCATCAACCAAGAACTTGCCGAAGGCGCTTCTCCTTGTCACGTCAGCGTGGACAGTCAAACAAAAACAGCTTTTACAGCAAACTATCATAAAGGAACAGCAGAGATGTATGAAATCGATGCTGAAAATGGCTCAGTGATTCGCACGCTGTCACAGGCGCAGCATGAAGGAACTGGCCCTAACGAAGATCGTCAGGAAAAACCGCACACTCACTTTATGGGTCTGACACCAGATGAACAATTTGCAGTGGCTGTTGACCTTGGGACAGATGGCATTTATACGTATAAGAAAGAAAACGGCAAACTTGAGCTTGCTCATACATTTGAAACAAAACCAGGCACCGGGCCTCGCCATATTACATTCCATCCAACGAAACCTGTGGCATATGTGATGACAGAGCTAAGCTCAGAGGTGATTGTGCTTCGTTACTTTGAAGATGGTCATTTCGAAGAGATTCAAACGATCGCAACCATTCCAAGCGACTTTACAGAGAACAATCAAGGCAGTGCCATTCACGTCTCTTCAGACGGCCAATTTGTTTATGCAGGAAATCGCGGACATGACAGCATTGCGATTTTTAAAGCAGACGCTGACGGCCAATTAAGTCTTGTCGAGATTGCTTCTTCTGAAGGAAACTGGCCTAGAGACTTTGTGCTTGATCCAACTGAAGAATTCCTCGTCGGTTCAAACCAAGAGTCTAGCAACCTAGTGTTATACAAACGCGACAAAGAAACAGGACGACTCACTGTCTTACAATCAGACATCTCAGTCCCTCATCCAGTTTGCGTGAAATTTTTAGGATAA
- a CDS encoding YkvA family protein produces MNRSEKKELLKRSKKHFNDHAFWEKLKKTAQKAGVSLVYAVLLLYYTLQKPEVPVKAKTLIIGALGYFILPIDLIPDTLIGVGYTDDLGAITFALIQVAVYIDDDVKGKAQDRLSKWFGEKTDTSLIDQKLEDGGMPSTR; encoded by the coding sequence ATGAATCGTTCTGAGAAAAAAGAACTATTGAAGCGTTCAAAGAAGCATTTTAATGATCATGCCTTTTGGGAAAAGTTAAAAAAGACGGCACAGAAAGCTGGTGTCTCTCTTGTCTATGCTGTGCTATTACTTTACTATACATTGCAAAAACCTGAAGTACCTGTCAAAGCGAAGACCCTTATTATTGGGGCACTCGGATACTTTATCCTTCCAATTGACCTCATTCCCGATACATTGATTGGTGTAGGCTATACAGATGATTTAGGAGCGATCACATTTGCTCTGATTCAAGTAGCGGTCTACATTGATGATGATGTGAAAGGAAAAGCGCAGGACAGGCTGTCAAAATGGTTCGGTGAAAAAACCGATACGTCTCTGATTGATCAAAAGCTTGAAGATGGCGGGATGCCGTCTACACGCTGA
- the dltD gene encoding D-alanyl-lipoteichoic acid biosynthesis protein DltD: MKKRFFGPLILAAVLFIGVLLVPNAWLSHLIPKDKLQKSATELDPGMFQGLYLQDEMLKDPTYLPIYGSSELSRFDPYHPSNFFHENPQGFTPYLIGKGGSQSLIHAMNFAAHMDELKGKKLVFIVSPQWFVKWGSDENHFAPNYSALQALNLAYNKEIDPAVKKELIKRIMTFKAVKNDMVITELFKAELSGNKFAYGAISPIAKMYYGMLQKKDMYYTIGSGHERKLQPSPSVKGKTWTELEKEASVLGAEKAGNNPFYINQKLFDRKLKPIMKKMKDSREGHSYAESPEYKDFQIMLDILKQAGAKPLFVTIPVNGKWYDYTGFPKEGRTEYYEKINHQIRDNGYEVADLTKHEYDPYFFKDTIHVSYKGWVYIDKAIEKFYKEQ, translated from the coding sequence ATGAAAAAGCGTTTTTTTGGGCCGCTTATTTTAGCGGCTGTTCTATTCATTGGTGTTCTTCTTGTACCAAATGCATGGCTCTCACATCTGATCCCAAAAGACAAATTACAAAAGTCAGCCACAGAATTAGATCCGGGGATGTTTCAAGGGCTTTATTTACAAGACGAAATGCTAAAAGATCCAACTTATTTGCCGATCTATGGATCTTCTGAACTATCACGTTTTGATCCATATCACCCTTCAAATTTCTTTCATGAGAATCCTCAAGGGTTTACACCTTATCTTATTGGAAAAGGTGGATCGCAATCATTAATTCATGCGATGAACTTTGCAGCGCATATGGATGAATTAAAAGGGAAGAAGCTTGTGTTTATCGTGTCCCCTCAGTGGTTTGTGAAATGGGGATCTGACGAAAATCACTTTGCGCCGAACTATTCAGCGCTTCAAGCACTGAATCTCGCTTATAATAAAGAAATTGATCCAGCTGTGAAAAAAGAACTGATTAAGAGAATCATGACGTTTAAAGCAGTGAAGAACGACATGGTCATCACAGAGCTTTTTAAAGCAGAGCTTTCTGGGAACAAATTCGCTTATGGCGCGATTTCTCCTATTGCAAAAATGTATTATGGCATGCTTCAAAAGAAAGACATGTACTATACAATTGGATCGGGACATGAACGTAAGCTTCAACCGTCTCCATCAGTCAAAGGAAAAACATGGACTGAGCTTGAAAAAGAAGCAAGCGTCTTAGGTGCGGAAAAAGCAGGGAACAACCCGTTTTATATTAATCAAAAACTGTTTGACCGCAAGCTGAAACCGATCATGAAAAAGATGAAAGATTCCCGTGAAGGTCATTCTTATGCGGAATCACCAGAATACAAAGATTTTCAAATCATGCTGGATATTTTAAAACAGGCAGGGGCAAAGCCTTTGTTTGTGACGATTCCTGTTAACGGAAAATGGTATGATTATACCGGTTTTCCGAAAGAGGGACGTACAGAGTATTATGAGAAAATCAATCATCAAATACGCGATAACGGGTATGAAGTCGCAGATTTGACTAAGCATGAGTACGATCCTTATTTCTTTAAAGATACGATTCATGTGTCTTATAAAGGATGGGTGTACATCGATAAGGCAATCGAAAAGTTTTACAAAGAGCAGTAG
- the dltC gene encoding D-alanine--poly(phosphoribitol) ligase subunit 2, with protein sequence MEFKNQVYGIIAEVCQDDVVKENPEIAIFDEGLLDSFGTVELLMAIESQLGITVPITEFDRDVWDTPNHIAEQLAEMK encoded by the coding sequence ATGGAATTTAAAAATCAAGTATACGGTATTATTGCAGAGGTTTGTCAGGATGACGTTGTGAAAGAAAATCCAGAGATTGCAATTTTTGACGAAGGTCTTCTAGATTCATTTGGTACAGTAGAACTGCTTATGGCAATCGAAAGTCAACTTGGAATTACTGTTCCGATTACAGAGTTTGATCGTGATGTGTGGGATACACCGAATCACATTGCTGAGCAGCTGGCAGAGATGAAGTAA
- the dltB gene encoding D-alanyl-lipoteichoic acid biosynthesis protein DltB has translation MIPFSSFFFFILIGVLLLPTIILGLRGKRMQGYNMFATVVALALIFSKDAHGALLLFLFTVWQVLIIRLYLSYRLKANQASVFYMAVVASILPLVLSKVLPFFLTHQPHQPPPMNWLSFLGISYLTFKGVQLIIETRDGLIKKKMPIHRLVYFIVFFPTISSGPIDRYRRFEKDMDTPPEKEAYSDLLYAGIHKVFIGFLYKFIIGYLIHTYILMNIHHISSSHFVQQLTYMYAYSMYLFFDFAGYTAFAVGVSYMMGIKSPENFNKPFISRNIKDFWNRWHMSLSFWFRDYVFMRFVFFMTKKKWIKNRMAVSNIGYFVLFLLMGAWHGLALQYIIYGLYHAVVMSGYNLFEKWNKKHKWWPDNKVTMVVSIIITFHVICFGFYIFSGKPFHH, from the coding sequence ATGATTCCGTTTAGTTCATTCTTTTTCTTCATTCTAATTGGTGTTCTTCTTTTGCCGACGATCATTCTTGGTCTTCGCGGCAAAAGAATGCAGGGCTACAACATGTTTGCAACGGTTGTGGCACTCGCCCTTATTTTCTCTAAGGATGCACATGGCGCGCTGCTACTCTTCTTGTTTACAGTGTGGCAAGTCTTGATCATCCGCCTGTACCTTTCGTACCGGTTGAAAGCGAATCAAGCGTCTGTCTTCTATATGGCAGTGGTGGCATCGATTTTGCCGCTTGTGCTATCAAAGGTTTTACCGTTCTTTTTAACTCATCAGCCGCATCAACCGCCGCCAATGAACTGGCTGAGCTTTTTAGGGATCTCGTACTTAACATTTAAAGGTGTTCAGTTAATTATCGAGACAAGAGACGGCTTGATTAAGAAGAAAATGCCGATTCATCGTTTGGTCTATTTCATTGTCTTTTTCCCGACGATTTCATCAGGTCCGATTGATCGTTACCGCCGGTTTGAAAAGGATATGGATACGCCGCCTGAAAAGGAAGCGTACAGTGATCTTCTATACGCGGGTATTCATAAAGTTTTTATCGGCTTCTTATATAAGTTCATTATTGGTTATTTGATTCACACGTATATTCTGATGAATATTCATCATATTAGCAGCAGTCACTTTGTTCAACAGTTAACATATATGTATGCGTACAGTATGTATTTGTTCTTTGACTTTGCTGGTTATACAGCATTTGCTGTTGGTGTGAGTTATATGATGGGCATTAAATCACCAGAAAACTTTAACAAACCGTTTATCAGCCGGAACATTAAAGACTTCTGGAATCGCTGGCACATGTCCCTGTCCTTCTGGTTCAGAGACTACGTGTTTATGAGATTTGTGTTCTTTATGACAAAAAAGAAGTGGATCAAGAACCGTATGGCTGTATCAAATATTGGGTACTTTGTCCTCTTTCTATTGATGGGTGCTTGGCATGGTCTAGCACTTCAATATATTATTTACGGACTATATCACGCAGTTGTGATGTCCGGTTACAATTTATTCGAGAAATGGAATAAAAAACACAAGTGGTGGCCGGATAATAAGGTCACAATGGTTGTGTCGATCATTATTACATTCCATGTGATTTGTTTCGGATTTTATATTTTTTCAGGAAAACCATTTCATCATTAA